In one Niallia taxi genomic region, the following are encoded:
- a CDS encoding ammonium transporter yields the protein MDNLEFLMNSLWTMIGAILVIFMLGGFILLEAGSTRMKNAGHIAGKTIFTFGISSLVFWAVGYGFIFGGDANFFVGMSDFFYSGAQIADASVQTTVFFVFQLAFAGISLTIALGGFAERAKLSVYLIFSVLFSAIVYPVIAHWIWGGGWLAEHGKQDFAGSTVVHLTGAMAAFAATILLKPRIGKYNADGSANPIFGHNQVYTALSVLILWVGWFGFNAGSTVSVADGFFGFVALNTNLAAAAGAVSALLISWVVLGKSDITTMLNGALAGLVAITASCAFVDTWGAVVIGLVAGILVFYSVRFFENRKIDDPIFALSVHGTAGVWGTLSNGLFATKELATVGQPGLFYGGGFHQLGVQALGVVTCALFAFVVSFVILYVIKKVSGLRVTEEEEIMGLDISEHGTYGYPEVFLPKDETKSM from the coding sequence ATGGATAACTTAGAGTTTTTAATGAACAGCTTGTGGACGATGATTGGTGCAATTTTAGTTATTTTTATGCTTGGCGGATTTATCTTATTGGAAGCAGGGTCCACAAGAATGAAAAACGCTGGTCACATTGCTGGTAAAACAATTTTTACATTTGGAATTTCATCACTCGTTTTCTGGGCGGTCGGCTATGGCTTTATTTTTGGGGGAGATGCTAACTTCTTCGTTGGTATGTCAGATTTCTTCTATTCAGGTGCTCAAATTGCAGATGCGTCAGTACAAACAACTGTATTTTTCGTATTCCAGCTCGCGTTTGCAGGTATTTCGTTAACAATTGCACTTGGTGGGTTTGCAGAAAGAGCTAAGCTATCAGTTTACTTGATTTTCTCTGTTCTGTTCTCTGCGATCGTCTATCCGGTAATTGCCCATTGGATCTGGGGCGGCGGTTGGCTTGCTGAGCATGGAAAGCAGGATTTCGCAGGATCAACGGTTGTGCATTTAACAGGTGCGATGGCAGCATTTGCTGCAACAATTTTACTTAAACCTCGTATCGGAAAATACAATGCAGATGGATCTGCTAATCCAATCTTTGGTCATAACCAAGTGTATACAGCATTGAGTGTCCTTATTCTTTGGGTCGGCTGGTTTGGATTCAACGCAGGAAGCACAGTTTCTGTTGCAGATGGATTCTTCGGCTTCGTTGCCTTAAACACTAACTTAGCTGCAGCTGCAGGTGCGGTTTCTGCCCTATTAATCTCGTGGGTTGTTCTAGGTAAATCAGATATTACTACAATGCTAAACGGGGCATTAGCTGGGCTTGTTGCTATTACAGCATCCTGCGCATTCGTTGATACATGGGGAGCAGTTGTAATCGGATTAGTTGCTGGGATTCTTGTATTCTACAGTGTTCGCTTCTTTGAAAACAGAAAAATTGATGACCCGATTTTCGCTTTGTCTGTTCATGGTACTGCAGGTGTTTGGGGAACATTATCTAACGGCTTGTTCGCAACAAAAGAATTGGCTACTGTTGGTCAGCCAGGTCTATTCTACGGCGGAGGATTCCACCAGTTGGGAGTTCAGGCGTTAGGTGTTGTAACATGTGCATTGTTCGCATTCGTTGTCAGCTTCGTTATCCTTTATGTCATCAAAAAGGTAAGCGGTCTTCGCGTGACAGAGGAAGAAGAAATTATGGGTCTTGACATCAGTGAGCATGGAACATACGGATATCCAGAGGTGTTCTTGCCAAAGGATGAAACAAAAAGCATGTAA
- a CDS encoding exonuclease domain-containing protein, translating into MGVESFFQYMRDLYGKMNANVHNQGTGLMNSQQLAFMRQLQKDVKVELASQLTLENMETVVFDIETTGFFPDKGDQIISIGAVKVRGCVITDEEFYTLVQPNGPISEEISALTGIYKEDTEQAPLLSEALINFFEFAKNDTLVAHHSSHEKNFMQSACWKQFKTPFKHRIVDTAFLFKIVEPQKSIVSLEDWCSLNDIPAENRHHALGDARLTALLWTRYLKKAQGLGCVTLQDIYERLARR; encoded by the coding sequence GTGGGAGTAGAGTCTTTTTTTCAATATATGAGAGATTTATATGGCAAAATGAATGCGAATGTCCATAATCAAGGAACAGGATTAATGAACTCACAGCAGCTTGCATTTATGAGACAGCTGCAGAAGGATGTCAAGGTTGAGCTTGCATCACAGCTAACACTTGAGAATATGGAAACAGTGGTTTTTGATATTGAAACGACTGGTTTTTTTCCAGATAAGGGAGATCAAATTATCTCAATAGGTGCTGTCAAGGTAAGGGGATGTGTAATTACTGATGAAGAATTTTACACATTGGTGCAACCTAATGGACCTATTTCAGAAGAAATCTCTGCGTTAACAGGAATATATAAAGAAGATACGGAACAGGCACCATTGTTATCTGAGGCACTTATTAACTTTTTTGAGTTTGCGAAAAATGATACACTTGTTGCCCATCATTCCTCCCATGAAAAGAACTTTATGCAATCCGCCTGCTGGAAGCAATTCAAAACACCATTTAAGCATCGGATTGTTGATACTGCTTTTCTTTTCAAAATTGTCGAGCCGCAAAAATCAATCGTCAGCTTGGAGGATTGGTGCAGCTTAAACGATATACCTGCAGAAAATCGGCATCATGCTCTTGGCGATGCAAGGTTAACTGCTTTGCTTTGGACACGGTACTTAAAAAAAGCACAGGGGCTAGGCTGTGTTACTTTGCAGGATATTTATGAAAGGCTTGCAAGAAGATAA
- a CDS encoding PTS fructose transporter subunit IIABC translates to MRITELLTRDTILLNIEGTQKIEAIDQLVAKLDAAGKLANKEEYKAAILKREEQSTTGIGEGIAIPHAKTSAVKNPAIAFGRSVDGLDYESLDGQPAHLFFMIAAPDGANNTHLEALSRLSTILLKEEVRAKLLAAATEQDVVNIIDSYDEEEEEEEQNIADKKNFIVAVTACPTGIAHTYMAADSLKSKAAELGVDIKVETNGSGGAKNVLTAEEIENATAVIVAADTKVQMERFKGKHVIETPVADGIRRPAELIDKALKQESPVYQGGNGANADEESSKKGGAGIYKHLMNGVSNMLPFVVGGGILIAISFMFGYNSSNPDDPSYNAFAAVLKLIGGDNAFSLLVPVLAGFIAMSIADRPGFAPGMVAGLMAANGGAGFLGGLIAGFLAGYVVIGIKKALSGLPRSLEGIKTILLFPLLGILVTGLIMNYVVIGPVGALNTGITNWLSGLGTANAVLLGIILGAMMAIDMGGPINKSAYVFGTGLIANGVFEPMAAIMAGGMVPPLAIALATTLFRNKFTKQEKDAGTTNYIMGLSFITEGAIPFAAADPLRVIPSVAIGAAITGGLSMFFHIGLRAPHGGIFVFGLVDGSWLLYLLAVVIGAVVAAVLLGILKKPVAEKK, encoded by the coding sequence ATGAGAATCACAGAATTGCTGACGCGCGATACAATCCTTTTGAATATAGAAGGAACACAGAAAATCGAAGCGATTGATCAATTAGTAGCAAAATTGGATGCAGCAGGAAAACTTGCTAATAAAGAGGAATACAAAGCTGCAATTTTAAAAAGAGAAGAGCAAAGCACAACTGGAATTGGTGAAGGAATTGCAATTCCTCATGCGAAAACTAGTGCAGTTAAAAACCCAGCTATCGCTTTTGGTCGGTCTGTTGATGGACTTGACTACGAATCACTTGACGGTCAGCCAGCGCATTTATTCTTTATGATTGCAGCTCCAGATGGTGCTAATAATACGCATCTTGAAGCATTATCAAGACTTTCCACAATCCTATTGAAGGAAGAAGTTAGAGCAAAGCTATTAGCTGCAGCGACAGAACAGGATGTTGTTAACATCATTGATAGCTATGACGAGGAAGAGGAAGAAGAAGAGCAAAACATTGCAGATAAAAAGAATTTCATTGTTGCCGTAACAGCATGCCCAACAGGTATTGCACATACGTATATGGCAGCAGATTCATTGAAATCTAAAGCAGCAGAACTAGGTGTCGACATTAAAGTGGAAACAAATGGTTCAGGTGGAGCGAAAAACGTATTAACTGCTGAGGAAATTGAAAACGCTACAGCCGTAATTGTTGCAGCAGATACAAAAGTTCAAATGGAGCGCTTTAAAGGAAAGCATGTCATTGAAACACCAGTTGCTGACGGAATTAGAAGACCAGCTGAGCTAATTGACAAAGCGCTTAAGCAGGAATCACCTGTATACCAAGGTGGAAATGGTGCAAATGCTGATGAGGAAAGCAGCAAAAAAGGCGGAGCAGGTATTTACAAGCACTTAATGAACGGTGTTTCTAACATGCTTCCATTTGTTGTCGGCGGTGGTATCTTAATCGCTATCAGCTTCATGTTCGGTTATAATTCATCTAATCCAGATGATCCAAGTTACAATGCATTTGCAGCAGTCTTGAAGCTAATCGGTGGAGACAACGCATTCTCCTTACTAGTACCAGTTCTTGCTGGATTTATCGCAATGAGTATTGCCGATCGTCCAGGATTTGCACCAGGTATGGTTGCAGGTCTTATGGCAGCAAATGGCGGAGCAGGCTTCTTAGGCGGCTTGATCGCAGGTTTCCTTGCAGGTTACGTTGTTATTGGGATTAAAAAAGCACTTTCTGGTTTACCAAGATCATTAGAAGGTATTAAAACGATTCTTCTATTCCCGTTACTAGGTATTTTAGTTACAGGTTTAATCATGAATTATGTTGTAATTGGTCCAGTTGGAGCACTTAATACGGGGATTACAAACTGGTTGTCAGGTCTTGGCACAGCAAACGCAGTACTGCTTGGTATTATCCTTGGCGCTATGATGGCAATTGACATGGGTGGTCCAATTAATAAATCAGCTTATGTTTTCGGTACAGGTTTAATCGCTAACGGTGTATTTGAGCCGATGGCAGCTATCATGGCAGGTGGTATGGTTCCACCGCTTGCAATCGCATTAGCGACAACACTGTTCAGAAATAAATTTACAAAGCAAGAAAAAGATGCTGGTACTACAAACTACATTATGGGTCTTTCCTTTATCACAGAAGGTGCGATTCCATTTGCGGCAGCTGATCCACTTCGTGTTATTCCATCAGTTGCAATCGGTGCAGCTATCACAGGCGGATTGTCCATGTTCTTCCATATCGGTTTAAGAGCACCACACGGCGGTATTTTCGTATTCGGTCTTGTGGATGGCAGCTGGTTGCTTTACTTGCTTGCAGTAGTAATCGGTGCTGTTGTAGCAGCAGTTTTACTAGGTATCTTGAAAAAACCTGTTGCAGAAAAGAAATAA
- the thiE gene encoding thiamine phosphate synthase: MERYSAEKIKQLLKLYFIMGSNNSKLSPEEVLTQALKGGITIFQYREKGENALSGKEKMELGKRLQQLCKEFSVPFIVNDDIDLALELDADGVHIGQDDETAEAVRAKIGAKILGVSAHSLEEVEVAIRAGADYVGIGPIYQTNTKKDAKEVRGTVLITDVRRQGVTIPIVGIGGITAANAAPVFQAGGDGVAVISEISGADQPFANTQSLLDVLNKEA; encoded by the coding sequence ATGGAAAGATACTCAGCAGAAAAAATCAAACAATTATTAAAGCTTTACTTTATTATGGGCAGCAATAACAGCAAGCTTTCACCTGAAGAAGTGCTGACACAAGCGTTAAAGGGCGGTATTACTATTTTTCAATACAGGGAAAAAGGGGAGAACGCTTTAAGCGGTAAAGAAAAAATGGAGCTTGGCAAAAGACTTCAGCAGCTTTGTAAGGAGTTCAGTGTTCCATTTATTGTAAATGATGATATTGATTTAGCTCTGGAGCTTGATGCAGATGGTGTTCATATCGGTCAGGACGATGAGACGGCGGAAGCAGTACGTGCAAAAATAGGAGCTAAAATACTTGGTGTTTCCGCTCACAGCCTTGAAGAGGTAGAAGTGGCAATCCGTGCCGGTGCTGATTATGTTGGAATTGGACCAATTTATCAAACAAATACAAAAAAAGATGCGAAAGAGGTCAGAGGCACTGTTTTAATAACAGATGTTAGGAGACAAGGTGTTACTATTCCGATTGTGGGTATCGGGGGAATAACTGCAGCTAATGCAGCACCAGTATTTCAAGCTGGTGGAGATGGTGTTGCCGTTATTTCCGAAATCAGTGGAGCAGATCAGCCGTTTGCTAATACGCAAAGCCTTCTTGACGTTTTAAATAAAGAAGCTTAA
- a CDS encoding DeoR/GlpR family DNA-binding transcription regulator, whose translation MLTPERHSLILHLLKQQNIVKIQDLVDATETSESTIRRDLTQLEQEGFLKRVHGGAARLQGKMNEPSMDEKSAKNLQEKKIIAAFAANLVEEGESIYLDAGSTVTEMIPFLKDKNIVVVTNGLMHMKELIASNIQTYLIGGYVKERTNALVGRGALLSLSQYRFDKCFMGANGVHPEFGYTTPDQEEAMVKSKAIDLSREAFFLADDSKFSEVYFSKIADIHEASIITNENDGETLNMYSKKTSIKVVTS comes from the coding sequence TTGTTAACACCTGAAAGACATTCACTAATTTTGCACTTATTAAAACAACAAAACATTGTTAAAATACAGGATTTAGTTGATGCGACGGAAACTTCCGAAAGCACAATCAGAAGAGACTTGACTCAATTGGAGCAAGAGGGATTCCTTAAAAGGGTTCACGGGGGAGCAGCCCGACTTCAAGGGAAAATGAATGAACCAAGCATGGATGAGAAATCAGCCAAAAACCTTCAAGAGAAGAAAATAATCGCTGCCTTCGCTGCGAATCTTGTCGAAGAAGGGGAGAGCATTTATTTAGATGCTGGCTCCACTGTAACGGAAATGATTCCGTTCTTAAAAGATAAAAATATCGTCGTCGTTACAAACGGTCTAATGCATATGAAGGAGCTTATTGCTTCAAATATTCAAACCTACTTGATAGGCGGATATGTTAAGGAAAGAACGAATGCACTTGTTGGAAGGGGTGCCCTTCTGAGCCTAAGCCAATACCGCTTCGATAAATGCTTCATGGGCGCTAACGGAGTTCACCCTGAATTTGGGTATACGACTCCAGACCAAGAGGAAGCGATGGTCAAAAGTAAGGCAATTGACCTATCGAGGGAAGCCTTTTTCCTGGCTGATGATAGTAAGTTTTCAGAAGTATATTTTTCGAAGATTGCTGATATTCACGAAGCTTCCATTATTACAAATGAAAATGATGGAGAGACTTTAAATATGTACAGCAAAAAAACTAGTATAAAGGTTGTGACATCATGA
- the pfkB gene encoding 1-phosphofructokinase — protein sequence MIYTLTLNPSVDYIIELSEVNLGELNRTEQTSKFAGGKGINVSKVLQRMGVESKALGFIGGFTGDYIKNQLMQEAIHTDFVQVEEDTRINVKVKAADETELNAAGPTISAEKLAELKEKISKLNSEDLLVLAGSIPSTLPANTYEELVKICSENKVSFVVDAEGELLQKVLPYNPFLIKPNHHELGDLFDTTITSAEDVIPYGKKLLELGAQNVIVSLAGDGAVFINQHETIISTVPKGEVKSSVGAGDSMVAGFLAKYKETQDLKEAFRYSIASGSATAFSIGLCTKEKVESLLPQVVLK from the coding sequence ATGATTTATACGTTGACATTGAACCCTTCTGTTGACTATATCATAGAACTTAGTGAAGTGAATTTAGGAGAATTGAACAGAACAGAGCAAACAAGCAAGTTTGCAGGCGGAAAAGGCATTAATGTTTCCAAAGTTCTGCAAAGGATGGGCGTGGAAAGCAAGGCGCTTGGATTTATCGGTGGATTCACTGGCGACTATATCAAGAATCAGCTGATGCAAGAAGCAATCCATACAGATTTCGTTCAGGTAGAGGAAGATACAAGAATCAATGTAAAGGTAAAAGCTGCAGATGAAACGGAGCTGAATGCAGCAGGTCCTACTATATCTGCAGAGAAATTAGCTGAGCTGAAAGAGAAAATCAGCAAGCTGAATTCAGAGGATCTATTAGTGTTGGCAGGAAGCATTCCATCAACGCTACCAGCTAACACATATGAAGAGCTTGTGAAAATTTGTTCAGAAAACAAGGTTTCCTTTGTGGTAGATGCTGAAGGGGAGCTTTTGCAAAAGGTTCTTCCATACAATCCGTTTTTAATTAAGCCAAATCACCATGAGCTTGGAGATTTATTTGATACTACGATTACGAGTGCGGAAGATGTAATTCCATATGGAAAAAAACTGCTTGAGCTTGGTGCCCAAAACGTGATCGTTTCCCTTGCAGGTGATGGTGCTGTGTTTATTAATCAGCATGAAACTATCATAAGCACTGTTCCAAAAGGAGAAGTGAAAAGCTCTGTCGGAGCAGGTGATAGCATGGTAGCTGGTTTCCTTGCGAAATATAAGGAGACACAAGACTTGAAGGAAGCATTTAGGTACAGCATTGCTTCTGGCAGTGCAACAGCATTCTCTATCGGCCTTTGCACGAAAGAGAAAGTGGAAAGCCTGCTTCCGCAGGTTGTTTTGAAGTAA
- a CDS encoding MOSC domain-containing protein, with protein sequence MKGDIITLSVGKPKIFDWNGKQVSSSIGKTIVDQCFLTFDSFTGDGVANEDFHGGKERAVCFYPYEHYADWEKQFNVKLDPPVFGENICGTGWLEKDTYIGDVFSIGDAIVQVTQGRIPCNTISKYNSVPTFLSRIVETCYTGYFMKVLKEGEIESSSQIVLLERKQEDISVWDATKVMLLDRKNKAEVERMLKLEDLAEDWTSRFQKALQK encoded by the coding sequence ATGAAGGGAGATATTATCACATTAAGTGTTGGTAAGCCAAAAATCTTTGATTGGAACGGCAAGCAAGTTTCCTCAAGCATTGGCAAAACAATTGTGGACCAATGTTTTTTAACATTTGACAGTTTTACAGGGGATGGCGTCGCGAATGAAGATTTTCATGGAGGCAAAGAAAGAGCAGTATGCTTTTACCCATATGAGCATTATGCGGATTGGGAAAAGCAATTTAATGTAAAGCTGGATCCGCCTGTGTTTGGAGAAAATATTTGTGGTACTGGCTGGTTAGAAAAAGATACATATATTGGCGATGTTTTTTCAATTGGAGATGCAATTGTTCAAGTAACACAAGGGAGAATTCCATGTAATACAATCTCAAAATACAACAGTGTCCCTACTTTTTTGAGTCGAATTGTCGAGACTTGTTACACTGGTTATTTCATGAAGGTGTTAAAGGAAGGGGAAATTGAATCTTCGTCCCAGATTGTGCTGCTTGAGCGCAAACAAGAGGATATTTCTGTTTGGGATGCAACAAAAGTAATGCTGCTTGACCGCAAGAATAAAGCAGAGGTGGAAAGAATGCTGAAGCTTGAGGATTTAGCAGAGGATTGGACAAGCCGCTTCCAAAAAGCATTGCAAAAATAA
- a CDS encoding MFS transporter, which produces MDHINEEKGFFSFSDEQDKKEKTKKGTADKSKKIKVTKMSIFSISSIPLVMTLGNSMLIPVLPNIERQLGISSFKVSMIITVYSILAILLIPVAGYLSDHIGRKKVIIPSLIIAGIGGVICGFAAWKIQNSYWIILAGRALQGIGAAGAFPIVLPLVGDMFKKEEEVSSTLGIIETANTLGKVLSPVLGALIAGIVWFMPFWAIPVFCLISILLIIIFVKVPGGPSEPPPFRVFIQHTRKVMKKDKKWLYAIFFIGVIVMFVLFAEQFYLSDILEKKYHIKNIKKGMYLAIPLGALCLTSFITGKKIKKDQNLMKWITFTGIVLIIIGTIALSFGDNLWYIIGVLTISGIGIGASLPPLDALITEGIEKEERGTITSLYSSMRFIGVAAGPPIMAVLSKEIPSFQFYILAAVAAIAALAVLFRIKAKGNAH; this is translated from the coding sequence ATGGATCACATAAATGAGGAAAAAGGCTTTTTCAGTTTTAGTGATGAACAGGATAAAAAGGAGAAAACAAAAAAAGGCACTGCCGATAAAAGCAAAAAAATAAAAGTAACAAAAATGTCTATTTTCTCTATTTCTTCTATCCCCTTAGTGATGACACTTGGCAATAGTATGCTGATACCTGTGCTGCCGAACATTGAGCGTCAGCTTGGCATATCATCCTTTAAGGTGAGTATGATCATTACCGTATACAGTATTTTGGCGATATTGCTAATTCCTGTAGCTGGATATCTGTCAGACCATATTGGCAGAAAAAAAGTCATTATCCCAAGCTTAATCATCGCCGGAATTGGTGGTGTGATATGTGGATTTGCTGCATGGAAAATACAGAACTCTTATTGGATTATCCTTGCAGGCAGGGCATTGCAAGGGATAGGGGCAGCAGGTGCATTTCCAATTGTATTGCCATTGGTTGGGGATATGTTCAAAAAAGAAGAAGAAGTCAGCAGTACATTAGGTATTATTGAAACGGCCAACACACTTGGTAAGGTGCTCAGCCCAGTTCTTGGGGCGCTTATTGCCGGAATAGTTTGGTTCATGCCGTTTTGGGCTATTCCCGTATTTTGCCTGATTTCCATTCTTCTTATCATAATCTTTGTTAAGGTGCCTGGCGGACCTAGTGAACCGCCTCCATTCAGGGTATTTATTCAACACACAAGAAAAGTAATGAAAAAAGACAAAAAATGGCTATACGCTATTTTTTTCATTGGTGTCATTGTCATGTTTGTCCTTTTTGCAGAGCAGTTTTACCTATCAGACATATTAGAAAAAAAATATCATATCAAAAACATAAAAAAAGGAATGTACTTGGCTATTCCACTTGGAGCCTTATGCCTGACATCCTTTATAACAGGTAAAAAGATTAAAAAGGACCAAAACTTAATGAAATGGATTACCTTTACAGGGATTGTATTGATCATCATTGGCACTATCGCTCTGAGCTTTGGTGATAACTTATGGTATATCATTGGGGTACTAACCATATCTGGTATTGGTATCGGAGCAAGCCTTCCACCGTTGGATGCCCTTATAACCGAAGGAATTGAAAAGGAAGAACGAGGCACCATTACTAGTCTATATAGCTCCATGAGATTCATTGGAGTAGCAGCTGGACCGCCAATAATGGCCGTATTAAGCAAGGAAATCCCAAGCTTCCAATTTTATATACTGGCAGCCGTTGCAGCAATTGCAGCATTAGCTGTTCTTTTCCGTATAAAAGCAAAAGGAAATGCCCATTAA
- a CDS encoding DUF294 nucleotidyltransferase-like domain-containing protein — MCSYNGKLLELKTEKENFGQLQDFTNETLNDKHDFIMKQVFSLVFDEFKQKHGDPPCEFVWFVTGSAGRKEQGIISDQDHGVIFNNDDPIVQEYFLALGSVVSDGLNTVGYPYCEGNVMSSNPVWCKSYIGWKKQIEKWMERENWESIRYLQIFYDSRGLIGNEVLVHELRDLIHEYRHKHPSLLTRFLNNVMRIKKGVGIFGQFFVERTGAHRGSLHFKNTMYLPYVNSIRLLSIKEGITATSTLERIGMLRKLGKYEALMKEYDSSFRRILCIRMSSFKDAVDYSDVHFLNINKLTKDERMEVKHLLRKGIKLYQQVKRLIEKGC, encoded by the coding sequence ATGTGCTCATATAATGGAAAATTATTAGAGTTAAAAACAGAAAAAGAAAACTTCGGTCAATTACAGGATTTTACAAATGAAACCTTAAACGACAAACACGACTTTATTATGAAGCAAGTATTTTCTTTAGTATTTGATGAATTTAAACAAAAGCATGGCGACCCACCATGTGAGTTCGTCTGGTTCGTGACAGGAAGTGCTGGCAGAAAAGAGCAGGGAATTATAAGTGATCAAGATCATGGAGTAATTTTCAATAACGATGATCCTATCGTTCAAGAATACTTTCTTGCACTTGGGTCTGTTGTGAGTGATGGGTTGAACACAGTTGGTTATCCTTATTGTGAAGGTAATGTGATGAGCAGTAACCCAGTATGGTGCAAATCCTATATTGGCTGGAAAAAGCAAATAGAAAAATGGATGGAAAGAGAAAATTGGGAATCTATTCGTTATTTGCAGATTTTTTATGACAGCAGAGGCCTTATTGGCAATGAGGTGCTCGTTCATGAACTAAGAGATTTAATTCATGAATATCGCCACAAGCATCCATCTTTATTAACGCGTTTTTTGAATAATGTCATGCGCATAAAAAAAGGCGTTGGGATTTTTGGTCAATTTTTTGTCGAGCGCACAGGCGCACATAGAGGCTCGCTTCATTTTAAAAACACGATGTACTTGCCTTATGTTAATTCTATAAGGCTCCTTTCTATAAAGGAAGGAATTACAGCAACATCTACTTTAGAAAGAATTGGGATGTTAAGGAAGCTGGGGAAATATGAAGCTTTGATGAAGGAATATGACAGCTCCTTCCGGCGTATCCTTTGTATTCGAATGTCTTCATTTAAGGATGCTGTTGATTATAGTGATGTTCACTTTCTGAATATTAATAAACTAACAAAAGATGAAAGAATGGAAGTAAAGCATTTGCTCAGAAAAGGCATAAAGCTGTACCAGCAAGTGAAAAGGCTAATTGAAAAAGGGTGTTAA
- a CDS encoding GNAT family N-acetyltransferase: MPQISDRLLLRSWSLEDADDLFEYASKEEVGPNAGWMPHKSVDESKQIIQMFLMKKESFAIYLLGENKVIGSIGLHQHKSNYNKNSLMKEMEIGFALHPSYWGRGIAPEAVQLILEHAFLNLDADIIWCGHFDFNERSKRVQEKCGFSFKFTKQEKLKVFGGMDVTSLYYAITKEEYINKKGTEFV; this comes from the coding sequence ATGCCGCAGATAAGCGACAGATTACTGTTAAGAAGCTGGAGTCTGGAGGATGCCGACGATCTTTTTGAATATGCCAGCAAGGAGGAAGTCGGTCCAAACGCAGGCTGGATGCCTCATAAATCAGTGGATGAAAGCAAGCAAATTATCCAGATGTTTTTAATGAAAAAGGAAAGCTTTGCGATATATCTGCTAGGGGAAAATAAGGTGATTGGCAGTATTGGTCTTCATCAGCATAAATCAAATTACAACAAAAATTCCTTAATGAAAGAGATGGAAATTGGATTTGCGCTACATCCGTCCTATTGGGGGCGTGGAATTGCTCCAGAAGCAGTCCAGCTTATTTTAGAGCATGCTTTTTTAAATTTGGATGCAGATATCATTTGGTGCGGTCATTTTGATTTCAACGAAAGATCGAAACGAGTTCAGGAAAAATGCGGCTTTTCTTTTAAGTTTACAAAGCAAGAAAAGCTGAAGGTTTTTGGTGGAATGGATGTCACAAGTCTTTATTATGCCATAACGAAGGAAGAGTATATAAATAAAAAAGGGACAGAATTTGTTTAG